The following DNA comes from Hordeum vulgare subsp. vulgare chromosome 3H, MorexV3_pseudomolecules_assembly, whole genome shotgun sequence.
CTCCGATGACTAAAACTAAACGGCCATAGGCCTAAGAGTGACAccaccatcatacatatttggggCCGGCGCCCACCAGCAGAACCCAAGATGCGCCGGCGATGAGGATCTATCCTACTGCCCATATGAACTGGGAACCAAACTAATTCGAACCGATCGTGGATCGGTCGCCATCGGAGATAGAAACTAGGGTCGGCTAACATGATTACACGATGGCCTCATCGGCAGCTCCGTCGGGGCCGTTCATGCGAGCCATGACCCGCAACGCCTCGCTATCCAGGTGGGTCAGCCTGGCGATGACCGAGATGTCACTGTCGGACAGGGGCTCTTCGAAACGCTGTAGGAGCGCCTTCGCGACTTCTGCCGTCAGCCTGTCCCGAGGGCCGAGCAGGCCGAGCTCCTTTACGATGCGCATGGAAGCGCGCTGTGCCACTGGCACTGACGACCCGATGGCAGCTTGCCGCGCGCTAGAGCGAGTCGGGTAGAAGTGGCCCTAGTCTTCGGCGGCGCAGCGGGACGGCGCGCGGGTGCAGTGGCAATCAGAGGCTGCTGTTTGGACGTCCGGAAGAGGCCCCGCGACTCCGGCCCGGCACCCGTTCCTCCAATCTCCAGCTCTCTGGCGCGTCCAGTAACCGCCCCAAGCTGGACCTCCATCGTGCTAGTTGCTGATGGGGTGGTTCTGTGGAACTGTCCCAGCTTGGAGGCCGCAGCCGACAGCGTTGGACTGAAGGCGTCCAGCTGCACTGACTCGCCGGAGGCCTGGAGCAGGCTGGCGTCTACGAACTCAAGAGGGGCCGCCACTGCCGCCTCTGCGGCAATGTGGACGTCGACCGCCAGGCCGTCGACGATGACGGAGGCTAAGGTGGGCTTCTTGGCCGTCCTGAAGAATTCCTCGACCAGGTCCATGCCGCTGGCGCTGGTCCTCGCGTCAGGTGTGGGCTGGGTAGCCGCAGCGGCGGAGCCCGTGGTCTTGGCAGCCCCTGCCGGATTGGCTCTCTCACGTGAGGGCCTCGACTGGCGTCTAACTGGCGTAGTTTTCTTCCCAGCCCCCGAGCGACGACCCGAGGACTCCCTCGATCCGCGCCTGGCCGGCGGGGATCGGCTTCGACGGCGCCGCGAAGGCGAAGCGCGAGGAGCACGCGAGGCGCCGCGGCGAAGGAGGACGTCCTTCCAGGACCTACGTCCGCGTGCACCCGGTCCTCCCTCGTCATCGCGGTCCCTCGAGCGGCCGTCTCTAGGTCCGCCCCGGCACATCTAGGGTTCAGTTTGTGAAGATGTTGACCCACAAGGTTAGGAGAGTGATTTCGGCCCTTACATGCTTTGAAATGGATGGAGCATGGGAGCACATGTAGATCCAGTACGCGTTACTAATGCTGCATTCATTCATTTATGCCAATCTTAGGTATCGGTGGTGGTTAATGGTTACCCAGCATGTTGCCGCCGCCTGCTCTCACTCTGTCACTCGCTCTCTACACTTGTACAGATGGGCATGGCAAGCTCATGTTGAAACAGTCCAAGGCATTCAAACCTGAGCGTGTCCTGAGTCCTGAGTGCCCATACTTTGTCTCCGTCCATTGTGTTGAGCGTTTTCTCGCCCCGTAGTCAATTGTGTGCGATCATACTGGCGAGCACGATGACCCATGCCCATGTGCGATGTGCCAGCGGCCAGGAAATGAAGCGCAAGCATACATCAAGACGGAGCAGCCGGCCCACATTACCTGCATGCGATCTTGCACAAAATAAATGGTCTGTATCGTCCACTTTCCCAGTATACTTGTCACTATAAtaagttgtgcagtatatcgttgTTTCTGTTTGACAATATGACATAACCTAGGACGATCCTAGATCGAGATAGCCGACCAAGCATTTGGCAGCGGGAGACCAATTTTCTTGACATCTTTTTCTCCAAGAATCAGCACAGAATATACTACTACTCCGGCAGCAGGTCGCAGAATCTCGCTCGACATTAAAAAAGCAATTTTACTCGTCTCATCTTCCTCACATGGAGGCGCTCGGTGTGATCGATGGAACCACCAGCACAAGAATTAATTTACCTAGCGAGCGTTGCACAGGACAAGCCGATCTCGGAGATTAATTTGCGAGCGCACGGGAGAAGGCCATTAACAAGTTGGGGTTTATTATTCGGCATCGTTGGCGTCCAGGTGCTCGGGCATTGTCTCCTCCGACgcctttcctttcttcttctcggaGGACTAGTAGTACGTTTTTTTCCATATGAAAAAGCACTCAAAAATACGATGGGACAAAAAAAGAGCGCTGCAAACTGTACAAGTAAATCAACTGATTCGCCGTGCTGACCTTTTGTACGGTGGTTGCAATGTGCCAGCCGCACGAAACCGTGAATGATTCTCTTCCCAGGTTAAGTTTCATACCCTGCATGCATTCTTAAGGCTGTAGGTGCACCTATAAACCTCTTAATTTCTGAACCCTCCAGCTTGCCTCGTAATTTCACAAGCAGTCAGCTGAATATACCAAGCTAGTAGTACTTCTAAAATAGTGACCTGAACGTTCTTATATTTTCTTACGGACGGAGTAGCATGCAAAAAATGGGTTTTCGCCGCAGGTGTTGAAAGGTGAAAAACATGTAGCGCGCAGGCATTCCGTATGCAACCGGTATATGCCGCGGTGGATACCATTTGCATTTGGGAAAACAAAGTGCACCTTTCTTGGTACCTCGTCCGCGACGGAGATTCCCATGCTCCACCGTCGACGGCCGCGATTTTTCCTCGCCAGCTCCTTGTGACCGATCGGGACTCTTCACTGCAGCCCGGGGTTTCTATGAAAGGTGGATGTTCTGGTATTGAAAAGAAAAATACGTCGATGTATTGATAGAAAAAATATTAATAGATGTTCGTGTATTTTTTAATATAATTAAACCTAACGATGCAGCTGTATGTgcaattaaaaaaaattaaaataaaacaaCGTCTAACTTTTTCAAATCAAAGTCGAAAAATAAAGAACCCCAAATCAATAATGAAtgcatgaagaagatgttgatccaACTAGTGGCTAGATATCTTCTAAAATATCTAATTctggtttttgttttctttggtttTGCTGTTTTACCAAAGATTTGATGAATTATAATGTATCCAATGcctttaaaaaaaataaagaagcaactagatgtgtTTTCATGACTGAAAATGTCGACCCCACAACAAATCCGTTATACGTCGATCCGTAAAAGTATTTTTCTGCGAACTACAAATAAATTTTACGGTTCAGCTTTAGAGATGCTCTGCCCCTCTCTTGTTCCTTCCTCCTCTGTTTTCCGGAACTACCCTCCTCGGCTGCGCACATGCTGCGCGCGGTGTATCCTTGCATGCAATTTGCTTCCGAACAGGGCCACCTGTCGCCCCTTGATGGTGTCCCGCCCGCATTGATCACAGAATGACCGGAGGGCAGGACGGTGAATTCACCTACTCCTCATACTAGTAGTCATAGTATGAGTCCTCCCGCTGTCGTGGCGTCCAAAGGCCGGGTTTTTTCTCGGTTTCGCCCACCTCGCCCTCTCGCGTGGCCGACCTGTTTCTCTACCCGTTCCCCGTATTAAAGCCCCACCGCCGTTCGCCCAGCTCCTCCGtgctcccctcccccccccccccccccccccaccctttTGGCCGCACGGATCGCCAAAGCCGAATCAAATACTACACCGCCACCAAGAGGCCAGGCCAACCACCATCATCCCCGACCCCAAGCGTTACCGCCGCCGGCAGCTGCGCTGGATCCGTTTGCCTAGCAGCGCGGCTCCGGAAGGACCCATCCATCCATGGTGGCGAGCATTGCCGGGGcggcggcgtcgtcgtcgtccgcgCACGCGCACGCGCCGGCAGGCCGGCGAGCCAAGAGGGAGCCGGTCAACATGCAGGCCGGCATCCGGCGGTCGCGCTCCGAGCCGCACCTCCGCTGCTCCCGCCGCGGCGGAGCCGCGGGCGCATCGCTCACCACCAGCCGCTCCATCGGCGTCTTCCCCTTCCAGTTCGGCGCCGCGCCGCTGCGCCCGCCGCCGCTCCCCGACGGCGACGGCTACCGGCTCCTCACCGTGTGCGCCGGCGAGACCGACCCAGACCCTGACCCTGACCCGGAAATGCCGCAGGTCAGGACGCCCGAGGACCACTGGCTGGACCGGCTCCTGGAGCTGCGCTCCCGCTTCCACGACCCGACCAAGCGCTTCTTCTCCGACGCGGACAACCtcttcgaggaggaggacgacgacgactaccacgAGGACGGCGGCTGCGGCGTGAACTACGACGAGGACCACGCCGCGGCGGAGGCCGATGACAAGTGGGACCGCGACTCCTTCGTCAAGCTGCTGGCGCGGGCCCCCCCGGGCGATGCCCGGCTGTTCGCGCAGCTGGCCTTCCTCTGCAACATGGCCTACGTCATCCCGGAGATCAAGGTGAGCGCTAGCGCTACGGAAACGATACAATCGTGGCCGCCCGCTGGGACTTGGACGGAACGGATCTGCCGATCTGGCCGCCGAATTAGTTTGATCAACTACTCATAAAAACGCTGGCTTTAATTGCTACGAGAGAGGGTCGCCGCGCGTACAGGCTGGGAGGTGCCCACTGGACTCGAGTATTAATTTCTTATTAAGGAATTAATGTTTGCCAGATTTAGGTAGGAAAAGCAAGCAGCACCCGTGGCTTTAATTTCCATCGCCGATTATCTTGGTGGCCGATTTGTCCAGCCACGTACTACTAGTAATGTCAGTAGTCGCGGCGACCCCATTGACAACAGCTTGTGCTTCATTCCTTTTTCATTGACAAATTCCTGCTCTAATTAGGGGCCCTTTTTCGTCATCCCAAAATACAGTACTACTACAGAAATCAGTCATAATCAACATGTAAAGAGTAGTTTTCTGGAATAAAGGGTGGCATTTTCGAGGTAGTTGGCTGAAAAGTTTCTTGCCGGTAGCAATTTCTGGTTGAGACTTTATGTAGCAATCTTCCAGTTGCATTCCATCCATCCTTCCTCGGTCAACCATCCATGCAATGCAACAAGACGATCTCTAAACGTTTTACTACTTTTCCTACTGATGTAATTTTGATTTTGGTTGTTGCTGGAATTTACAGACTGCTGAGCTGAGGAAACACTACGGACTGGAGCTGGTGACGTCGTCGGTGCACAAGAAGGCGGAGGCCAGCGCCGTGAGCGCTCGGGTGGACGTCCACTCCACCCGGCCGGCGGGCGACGCGCAGCAGTACGAGGTGGCTGCGGAGCCGCAGCCGCGGCGGCCGGTCCGCCGCTCCAACCACCTGGCCTACGAGGTGGCCGCGTCGGCCGCGTCCTACGTCCAAGCGCGGGCCCGCGGCCTGCTCTCACTCCGCGGGCATCAGCACCCGCCGGCTGGGGAAGAAGACCGGCTGTACAACTCGGGCATGGCGGCCTACGTTGCcgcctccacggtgacggcggtggTGGCCGCCGAGGACGAGGCGCGGCAAGAGGCCGCGCGTGACCTGCGGTCGCCGCTGTCGTCGCCGTGCCAGTGGTTCGCCTGCGACGAGGCCGACATGCGCACCCGCTGCTTCGTCATCCAGGGCTCCGACTCGGTCGCGTCCTGGCAAGCCAACCTCCTCTTCGAGCCCACCACATTCGAGGACACCGGCGTTCTCGTGCACCGCGGCATCTACGAGGCAGCCAAGGGCATCTACGAACAGCTGATGCCGGAGATCGTCGAGCACCTGAGGGCGCACAAGGAAGGCGCGCGCCTGCGGTTCACGGGGCACTCGCTCGGCGGCAGTCTTGCGCTGCTTGTGAGTCTGATGCTGGTGGCGCGCGGGGTGGTCGGCCCGGAGTCGCTGCTCCCCGTGGTCACCTTCGGCGCGCCGTCGGTGTTCTGCGGCGGACAGCGCGTGCTGGAGGCGCTCGGCGTCGGCGAGGGCCACGTCCGCGCCGTGGCGATGCACCGGGACATCGTACCGAGGGCGTTCTCGTGCCGGTACCCCGGCCACGCCGTGGCCGTGCTCAAGCGGCTCAACGGCGCGCTGCGCACGCACCCATGCCTCAACAGCCAGAAGGTGCTGTACACGCCGATGGGCACGACGTACATCCTGCAGCCGGACGGCAAGGCGTCGCCGCACCACCCGTTCCTGCCGGAGGGCGCGGCGCTGTTCCGGGTGGTCAACCCAGAGCAGCGCGCAGAGCCGTCGGGGTCGGGCAGGGCAGTGGTGGCCAGCGCCCTGCGCGCATTCCTCAACTCGCCGCACCCGCTGGAGACACTGAGCGACCTCTCCGCCTACGGCTCCGAGGGTGCCATCCTACGGGACCACGAGTCTGGCAACTACTTCCGGGCGCTCTACGCCCTCACAAAGGTGGCGCCGCGCCGCCGGAAGCAGCCAGAGATTGTGTGGAGGCTTCCCGGCGTCGAGCGGCTGCAGCAGTACTGGTGGCCGGGGGTCGCCGGCACCGTCGTACCGAGGCCGGTGGCCGTCCGCAGCAAGGAGCTGGTCTCCGAGGCCTGATGAACAGCTGCGGCTCAGGCAGGTCTACATACATTCTTTGGGTTCTTTGATGCGTTTGACCAAATGCATCAATGGTACGTACATACGAGGGTACAGAAAATCAGTCGACTTCCTTGGTGTAGGTTTAGTGTAAGCATATGCGTATAGTAGGAGCATTGATGTGGTTTGTTGTCCTGGTGGCCTGCAAAGTTGTGCAGGCCACTGAATAATGCAATGGTGATTTGTCAAAGGATCATGTGATTGTGATCCAATGAACTCCGCCTGTAAATTCGTTGttttaaaggaaaaaaaaaacaatGTTGTTTTAAAGGAACATCCCAACGAAAATGATGTttctcttgctctgctactgatcGCATCCAATGCACCTCTGTATAGGTCACTTGCCAATTCCTTGGCCATTTGACTATACGCTCCAAATGGATTCCTGAAATCCCATCCCATATACTCCACTTATCTATATCTAGTCAGTATTTGTAAACTACTTACTTTGTTCGCGAATGTAAGAGGTTTTCAGTACTTCAACATGAACCAGATACGACTGAAATGAGTGTATAAACACACTAAaacatgtttatatacatccaacttttaaaaacaataaaaCAATTTATATTTACAAACCGTGGGAGTACTAGACTAATTTATTTTTGCGGGTGAGCGAGTACTAGACTAATGCCCGATGCCACGAAACAAGAAGATTGAACAGAACAACATTATACTAACATCTACTTccttcgtttcaaaatataagactttttagagatttcactaggagactacatatggaacaaaatgagtgaatgtaaactctaaaatatgtctatatacatccgtatgtagtttataatgtaatctctaaaaggtcttacatttagtaacggagggagtatttctatCTATTTTTATGATAATTAATTCGGAACGAAGGGAGTAACTAGGTAAATACACTGGGAGTGTTACAACTTGCGGCAGATGATCAGTTTAGTGCTAAAAGTTGTAGAATACCGTGTTGTATGCTTTAGTGCTAAAAGTTGTAGAATACCGTGTTGTATGCTAGAACTTATGTGAACATTCAAATAAAGTGTTATTTTACGTAGAACATTGTATAGGATGCTTACGTAGCGCCTAACATTATATAGGATGCTCACATAGCACGTCAACTAGCGGTGACCTACTATCAATGGATGAGAAGGGGAGGCATTGGTTCTCTCTGTTGAACATGTTGTATAGGTCCATGTTGTGTGTGTGCACCTGTCACGTCTCCCTCCCCTTGTAACGTATTTGTAACTTGGAAGACAAGACTTAAGTGCCCCCTGTACCTATATATATGCCATGTGCATGATCAATAGAATTATCGATGCACAAATCTTTCTTCACATGGTATCAGTTTTCCCTATGATCCTCTACCATCCCGCTTCCGCCCAACCCTAGCCgggtcgccgccgccgcaccctccAGCTGCCGCCGCCCCTGGCCACTGCCACCCCCTCTTTCCTCACTCTAGCCGTCGCGCCTCTCTCCCTCTTGCACCGCCGCCACCCCATCTCCAAAACCCTAGCCGTCGCCGCCATCCCATCTccaaaaccctagccgccgccgctcaTTTCCctctccaaaaccatgtcctccaACGCCTCCACCTACTCCAACCCCTTCACCGGACCAGACCCCGCCGACGTGCGCGACATCAACATTCATGACCGCGTCCCCGTCATCCTCGACGCCACCGACTCCACGTACTTCGCGTGGAAGACGTACTTCTCGCTCCTCTTCCGCAAGAACAATCTCATGGATCACGTGGACGGCTCCGTCAACTCCCGCGACATGGTGGGTGACTCCGAGTGGAACGCGATCGACACCACGCTCATCCGGTGGTTCTTCACCACCATCTCCAAGGACTTGTTCCACACCGTCGTgagcgatggcgacgattcccacgCCGTGTGGGTCAAGCTCAATGGCCTCTTCACCAACAACAAGCTTCCACGCCGGGTTTTTTTGCAGCAGGAATTTTTTGACTGTCATCAAGATGATCAGTCCATTGATGACTACTGCCGCCGCCTGAAGACGTTGGCGGATGACCTCCACGACATCGGCGCCAAGGTGGCTGACGACCTCCTCCTCAGCACGCTCGCCGCCGGCCTCAACGAGGATTTCGGCAACGCCACCGCCAACCTCACCCTCATGCCGGAGCCCTCCTTCCCCAAGTTTGTGGCTTACTTGCGGTTGGAGGAGCGCCGGATGAAGGGTGTTAAGAAGCGCGTGCAGCATCacgccctcgccgcccgccgtcaCACCGGCCCCGTGGCCGCAGCCCCCTCCCTCGGCGCTACCGGTGTTCTTTCCCCACCCGGCTGCACCGCCTGCTGCCCCCCCAGCCGCAGGGTGGCGGTCGCCGCGGATACCGCCGTGGTGGTGGCCGCAAGCAGCAGCAGCCCCATGGGGGGCCCTTCACCTAGGGCCGGCTCTGGTCCTAGGCGAACATGGGCGATGCCCAAGGGCCCATGTTTTTTTGGGGGGGGCATCATTACATATGTATAAGTATACGTGCTGCTATATGGGCTGAAAAAAAAAGATAAAGGCCGGAAGCCTAATGATCAAGTCCTGATGGTGACCGGAAGACTTGTACGCGCTACCTGTACCTAcacgatcgatcgatcgatcaaTCGTCCAGCCGCCCAGAGGCCAGAAATGCGGAAACGCCTTACGCCTGTTTCTTTCGACACCTCAGCCTCCTGCCTTCGCCGCCCTTGAACCCCCTGTGCCTGTGCGCCACGCCCGAAGACTGTTGTGGAGATCGGCATATCACCCGGCCGAATCCTTGCCCTCGGATAGCCGATTCGTCCTCCTGTGCTTTACTCACGATTTCAGCATAAAGGTATGATTTATCATATGATATTGGCCTAGTGCCCTAATTCTTTTGATCAGTTGAGCTGATAATTCTTTGGAAATTGTAACCTTAGAAGTTCCAATGCCGCCGAAATAGAAGTCTGGTTCTGAGAAAAGGAAACAGAAAAGCGAGAGAATCAACTCATTGAATCACAAAAAGGTGCTCTAAAAAGGTTTTTTCCGGTGGTAACTAGTGTTGATAATCAAAGGCAAGAATCTGAACCCGGACAAGATGATGATCTTAATTCAAATGACAATTTTGAAGTCAACGAACATTCCTTGGATGGTAGTAAGTAATTAAATAGCGTATGTTTTTGTAGAAGTAAGTAAGTAACTATCAGTTGCCTATCGGATCCTCTTAACTATATCAATGAACGTAGATTCTTCAATTTGTTACAGCTGTAGACTGCTATCCAAATGTGTGAGTTGCCTATCGGATCCTCTTAACCATACCAGTGACCGTAGCCTCAGCTGAAAGAAGTTTCTCTAAATTAAAACTGCTGAAAAATTGTTTGAGGTCAACTATGTTACAAGACAGGTTGAATGGCTTGGCTATGTGTTGTATTGAGAAGGACGTCTTGGACAAAATTGATCTTGATACTCTCATCAACGATTTTGCATCTAGAGATGCCCGAAGAAGATTTTTGTGTAGCACTGAAGTATTATTGTCCATGAACTCATATGAACTTCGTTCTTATTTGAGGTAATTAAACTAGCAGCgaatattattttttaaattttgcTACTCTTTTATTTATAGTCGTCTCTAAATAACAATGTGCAGTCGGATGTGAACTTTAATATTTTGCGCTTATATATCTATGGATGCATACATACATTATCCGTAGGGGCTCATTTTTAAACTTTGTCCAAGGGCCCCGAAAAATATAGAGCCGGCCCTGCcctcaccagcagcagcagccgccACAGGCTAACACGCCGTGGTCCTATGGCGCCAACCCGTGGACAGGCGTCGTCCACGCGTACTCCATGCCCGTTCCTCGGGCTCCCGCCCCGGGCATCCTCGGACCCCGCCCGACGGGTCACCACGCGTACCTCGCCGCGCTGGCTGCCGGCCCCTATCCGGCGCTGCCCGCCATGGGCGGCTATGGCGCTGTCCAGGCCACTGTCTACGGTGCCCCGCCCGTGCCGACCTACGGCGGGTTCCCCCCGCCTCAGGTGTCGTCACCGTGGGACCCGGCTCTTCTCGCCGCCCTGCATTCGGCTCCGTCGCCCTCCAATTATGGCGGTGGAGGTGACTGGTTCATGGACTCAGGCGCCATTTCTCATATGTCTGCGCATCCCGGTAACCTCATGTCTTCCACTCGTGTCCACACTCCCACTTGTATGGTTGGTAATGGTTCCTCCCTCCCCATAACTCATGTCGGTCATACCTCGTTTCCTTCTACCATCACTCCTATTCATATGTCTAATGTTTTCGTTTCTCCTGACCTCGTTACTAATCTTGTATCTGTTCGTCAACTCACTCGTGACAATTCTATTACTATTGAATTTGACGCCGCTGGTTTTTCTGTGAAGGACGCCCATACACGGATGGTTCTCTTCCGATGTGACAGCCCGGGGCCGCTCTACTCGATGCATcgccccaccgccaccaccactcgTCCGGCCGTCTTCGCCGCCAGTGTCGATCTTTGGCACGCCCCCCTCGGTCATCCCAACTCCACCGTTTTgcgtcaaattcttcagagttttTCATTCTCATGTAATAAGGTTGAGAACCACACTTGTGAGGCATGCCGCCTTGGCAAACATGTGTGTCTTCCGTTTAGCGAGTCCACACACATTTCCACCTTTTCGTTTTAATTGCTGGATAGTGATGTTTGGACGTCCCCGGTTGCAAGCAACACGGGTTATTTATACTACTTGGTGATCTTGGATGATTTTTCGCATTATGTGTGGACCTTCCCTCTTCGTCGCAAGTCTGACGCACTCGCCACGCTCACCACCTTTTATGCCTATGTCACCACCCAGTTTGGTCGTCCTATCCTAGCCTTGCAAACTGACAACGACAAAGAATTTGACAACGTTGCTTTTAACCAACTTCTCGCGTCCCACGGCACCACCTTCCGCCTCACCTGCCCATACACATCTCAACAAAATGGTCGTGTCGAGCGTGTACTTCGTACTCTCAATGACTGTGTCCGCACGTTGCTCTTTCACTCCAACGTGCCCCCTCGTTTCTGGGCGGACGCCCTTGCGACCATCAGCCTTCTCCTCAACATTCGTCCGACTCGTTCTCGCTGGAACTACAGCCCTCACCAACTACTTTTTGGCGTGATTCCATGCTATGATGGTCTCCGCATCTTCGCGTGTCTCTGTTATCCTAGCACTGCGTCCACCACCCCTCATAAACTCGCCCCTCGATCGGTTCCATGTATCTTCCTtggttacccccccccccaacacCAAAGGTTACCGGTGCTATGATCCAGTCTCCCACCGTGTTTTCACTTCACGGCACGTGTACTTTGATGAGCTGGTGTTTCCATTTCAGCAGGTACCCTCCACCTCGACGCCTTCTGCGATGCGGCTCGCACCTGCTACCACCCATGGCGAGCTGCCCTACACGCCGCGTCACGCCACCCTGGCCCTGCCCGCGCCCCAGGCAGGCCCTCCTGGCGCCCCAGTTGTCGTGGCCGACCCCGTGGCTGCGGCTCCCTCGTCGGCCCCCGACATCGCCCCCGCTACCACGGCCCCAGGTGTGGCTGTTGCGGCTCCTGGTATGCATGCTGGCGCACCCTCGCCGCCCGGTTTGGCTGCCACAATTCCCGGTGTAACTGTTGGCGCCTCATTGGTGCCCCTAGAGGCCGGCTTGACGTCCCCCTCGCCGGTTCAGCCGGCTGCAACCGCGCCCCTTCACGGTGTGGTTACCCGGACTCGGACTAGGTCGCTTCGTCCCAACACGCGCTACGGTGCCGACGAGTACACATGCGCCGCCTCTACCTCGGCCTCAGCTTCGCTCCCCACTTCCGCACGCGCAGCCCTTCGGGATCCGAACTGGCTCGCTGCGATGCGTGAGGAGTTCGACGCTCTACAGTGCAACTGCACGTGGCAGCTTGTGTCGCGGCCTCCTCGTGCCAACGTCATCACCGACAAGTGGGTCTTCCGCGTCAAGATTCGCCCCGACGGTTCCCTCAAGCGCTACAAAGCGCGGTGGGTCGTGCGTGGTTTTCACCAGCGCGCCGGCGTGGACTTCACCGACACCTTCGCCCCGATTGTCAAACCGGGCACGATACGAGCCGTACTCCAGCTTGCTGCTTCTCGTATCTGGCCAGTTCACCAGCTCGATGTGTCCAATGCCTTCCTGCATGGCCATCTCGACGAGCAGGTGTTCTGTCAGCAGCTCACTGGTTTCGTCGACCCCGCTCATCTGGATCACGTATGCTTGCTTGCACGTTCTCTTTACGGGCTGAAGCAGGCTCCCCGGGCATTGGTATCAACGGATTGCGGCCTTTCTCCAGCAGCAGGGGTTCCGGTCCACACGGTCTGATGCCTCTCTGTTCGTCTACCACCAGGGCACCGTCACTGCGTATCTTCTCCTGTACGTCGACGACATCATCCTGATTGCATCCTCGCCAGCACTACTTCAGCTGATTACCGGTCGCCTTGGCACTGAGTTTGCCCTCAAGGACTTGGGAGCTCTTCACtacttccttggcattgaggtcacTCGCAGTGCTACTGGCTTTCACCTCCATCAGCAGAAGTATGCCTACGAGATCTTGGAGCGAGCTGGCATGCTTAACTGCAAGTCTTCTCCCACGCCTGTCGACATGAAGGCCAAGGTGTCCGCCATTGAGGGTTCTCCGGCGTCCGACGCTCCCTTCTACCGCTCCATCGTCGGTGCCCTCTAGTACCTAACGCTGACGCGTCCAGACATTATGCTGTCTAGCAGGTGTGTCTCCACATGCATGCTCCTCGTGACACCCATTGGGCACTGGTACGACGCCTTCTTTGGTATCTATGtggtaccactgttggggaacgtcgcatgggaaacaaaaaatttcctacgcgcacgaagacctatcatggtgatgtccatctacgagaggggatgagtgatctacgtacccttgtagatcgtacagcagaagcgttagtgaacgcggttgatgtagtggaacgtcctcacgtccctcgatccgccccgcgaacaatcccgcgatcagtcccacgatctagtaccaaacggacggcacctccgcgttcagcacacgtacagctcgacgatgatctcggccttcttgattcagcaagagagacggagaggtagaagagttctccggtagcgtgacggcgctccggaggttggtgatgaccttgtctcagcagggctccgcccgagctccgcagaaatgcgatctagaggaaaaaccgtggaggtatgtggtcgggctgccgtggaaaagtcgtctcaaatcagccctaaaacctcc
Coding sequences within:
- the LOC123443894 gene encoding phospholipase A1 PLIP1, chloroplastic-like, which encodes MVASIAGAAASSSSAHAHAPAGRRAKREPVNMQAGIRRSRSEPHLRCSRRGGAAGASLTTSRSIGVFPFQFGAAPLRPPPLPDGDGYRLLTVCAGETDPDPDPDPEMPQVRTPEDHWLDRLLELRSRFHDPTKRFFSDADNLFEEEDDDDYHEDGGCGVNYDEDHAAAEADDKWDRDSFVKLLARAPPGDARLFAQLAFLCNMAYVIPEIKTAELRKHYGLELVTSSVHKKAEASAVSARVDVHSTRPAGDAQQYEVAAEPQPRRPVRRSNHLAYEVAASAASYVQARARGLLSLRGHQHPPAGEEDRLYNSGMAAYVAASTVTAVVAAEDEARQEAARDLRSPLSSPCQWFACDEADMRTRCFVIQGSDSVASWQANLLFEPTTFEDTGVLVHRGIYEAAKGIYEQLMPEIVEHLRAHKEGARLRFTGHSLGGSLALLVSLMLVARGVVGPESLLPVVTFGAPSVFCGGQRVLEALGVGEGHVRAVAMHRDIVPRAFSCRYPGHAVAVLKRLNGALRTHPCLNSQKVLYTPMGTTYILQPDGKASPHHPFLPEGAALFRVVNPEQRAEPSGSGRAVVASALRAFLNSPHPLETLSDLSAYGSEGAILRDHESGNYFRALYALTKVAPRRRKQPEIVWRLPGVERLQQYWWPGVAGTVVPRPVAVRSKELVSEA